In Mycobacteriales bacterium, the genomic stretch TCGAAGGCCCAGAACCCGTCGAAGGTGGCGACGTCGAGGGCGGTCAGGCCGGCCATGTCTTCCGGCAGGCCGTACCGGGCGACGACCGACCGGTGGTCGAACTGGCCCGGTGTGGTCACATCCCCCGGCAGGTCGATCGTGTGGTACCAGGATCTCGAGGCGACGCGGCGGGCCAGCGCTCCGCTGCCCGGGGCGGCCGGTCGGCCCGCGGGCGACAGGTTCACGAACGCCACCGCTGCGGCCGGATCCCGGGCCCGCACGTGCAGGTCGGGCAGCGGGTCGGCGAAGGTGACGCCGCCCGGCAGCCCGGGTGGCTCGAGAGCCCCGCCGGCTACGGCATCCGCGCGCCGCAGCTCCACCGACATTCGATAGCCGCGCCACCGCCACGACCGGCTGGGCATCTGGTCAACCACCTCCGCGGTGCATCGAACCACCGGGGCCACCCGGCCGCGCCGCCAGGACCTCCTCGTGCAGGGACTCCAGCTCGTCGGCGTACCGGTCGACCGTGTACCGGGCAGCAGTCGTGCGGCCCGCGGCGACCACCCGGTTGCGCAGAGCATCGTCAGCCGCGAGCCGGCGCACCGCGTCGGCGAGCGCCTGCGCGTCCCCGGCCGGGAACACGACGCAGTTGTCGCCGTCGCGCAGGTACTCGGCCGAGCCACCACGCGCGGTCGCGACGACCGGCCGGCCGCAGGCCATCGCCTCCAGCGGAACCAGCCCGAATGGCTCGTCCCATTCGCTCGGAAAAACCACCACATCGGCGGCGAGGTAGCGGCCCCGCAGTTCCCCGCGCGGACACCGGTCGAACTGCACCCGTTCGCCGAGCCCGAGATCCCGCGCGTATGCCGCCAGGTCCGCACGGTGCTGGCTGTGGCCACCGCCGATGATGGTGAGGGTGTGGTCCGCCGGCAGGTGGCGCATGGCCGCGACCGCGGTGTGCGCGCCCTTCGCCGGGTCGACGCGGCCGACGTAGAGCAGCCGCCCCGTCCACGCGCGCCGCGGCGACGCCGACGGGCCACCGGCGGGGAAGTCGACCGGGTCGATGCCTGGGGGCACGACCCGCCCGGCCAGGTCGGGCCAGCAGGCAGCCGTCCGCGCCGCGGTGAACGAGCTCACGAAGGCGGCAACCGACCCGTGCAGGGTCGGCGGCCCGGTCGGGAGTCCCGCCGCCCGACCGGCGAGGCGCCAGAGCCGGGAACGGCGGGCGTGCGCCTGCCACGGAACGAGACCTGGCAGGTAGCACAGCCAGTCGTCACCTACGACAAGGCCCATCGGCAGCCCGAGGCCCTCGACCGTGTTCAGCAGCCCGATGGACAGACCGCCCAGGTGCCACACCGATACGACGTCCGGCGCCATCCGGCGGATCGCGCGCCGAAGATGCCGGCGGTTCGCGGTCTCGGCAAGCAGGCTCGCGAGCGCGGAACCCCGCCGCTCGGACGCCGCCTCCCAGTCCCAGTAGGGGCGCAGCCGGCGCCACACGTTCCGGTCCTCCGGTGCGTCCACGGCCCCCGGAAGCCGGGAGGTGAGGACGCCTACCTGGTGCCCGCGCGCCCGCCAGCGTTCGAGGACGTCCCGGCAGGTGAGCTCGTATCCGCCGTAGAAATGCGGCGGATACAGGTTGGTCAGCGCGAGCACACGCATCGGGCGCGACCCCCCATCACGGGGTCAGGCTACGCGGGGCTGGGAGGCGGGATAGGCCGCCGGGCGCCGAGTGTGCAATTTCCGACACGGGCCCACGCTTGACCGCCGGCAAGGGGCGTCGGAAATTGCACACTC encodes the following:
- a CDS encoding glycosyltransferase family 4 protein, which translates into the protein MRVLALTNLYPPHFYGGYELTCRDVLERWRARGHQVGVLTSRLPGAVDAPEDRNVWRRLRPYWDWEAASERRGSALASLLAETANRRHLRRAIRRMAPDVVSVWHLGGLSIGLLNTVEGLGLPMGLVVGDDWLCYLPGLVPWQAHARRSRLWRLAGRAAGLPTGPPTLHGSVAAFVSSFTAARTAACWPDLAGRVVPPGIDPVDFPAGGPSASPRRAWTGRLLYVGRVDPAKGAHTAVAAMRHLPADHTLTIIGGGHSQHRADLAAYARDLGLGERVQFDRCPRGELRGRYLAADVVVFPSEWDEPFGLVPLEAMACGRPVVATARGGSAEYLRDGDNCVVFPAGDAQALADAVRRLAADDALRNRVVAAGRTTAARYTVDRYADELESLHEEVLAARPGGPGGSMHRGGG